In Aliamphritea ceti, a single window of DNA contains:
- a CDS encoding LysR family transcriptional regulator yields MQNSHNLSVRHLRAFLQIAATGSFTRAAESLHQTQSTLTATIKQLEQQVGLSLFDRTTRSVILTQAGERFLPQAKQLISDFDTAIGDLQAISAHQHGLVTVAASPSTVSRLLPKLVQLYKAEYPDVDICLRDDNAAQLEQLIISNDADFAIAASHSQHPDLNYQQILTDDYGVVLTRHHPLSDIPQLTWQQIEAEPLVHLSSDSAIRQQLTEHIPAFSQPPGLEVSTTSGLAALVEQGLGITLLPALAASTTAFQNLNFVPLSNPLITRRICIITRKSRSLSPAAASFLKLIQQYLEQARLPTHVRLTSQ; encoded by the coding sequence ATGCAAAACAGCCATAATTTGTCGGTAAGACACCTGCGTGCATTTCTCCAGATAGCCGCAACAGGCAGCTTTACCCGTGCCGCAGAAAGCCTGCATCAGACCCAGTCCACACTGACAGCAACGATTAAACAACTGGAGCAGCAAGTCGGTCTGTCACTGTTCGACCGCACCACACGGAGCGTCATTCTTACTCAGGCAGGCGAACGCTTTTTACCCCAGGCAAAGCAACTCATTTCAGATTTCGACACAGCCATCGGCGACCTGCAAGCCATCTCTGCACATCAGCACGGTTTAGTAACAGTGGCGGCCTCCCCTTCAACCGTCAGTCGGCTGCTGCCCAAACTGGTACAGCTATATAAAGCAGAATACCCGGATGTCGATATTTGCCTGCGGGATGATAATGCCGCACAACTGGAACAACTGATTATCAGTAATGACGCTGACTTTGCCATTGCTGCCAGCCACAGCCAGCATCCGGATCTTAACTATCAGCAAATTCTTACCGACGACTATGGCGTAGTCCTTACCCGCCATCACCCTTTGAGCGACATACCACAACTTACATGGCAACAGATTGAAGCAGAACCTCTGGTTCATCTCAGCAGTGACAGCGCTATTCGCCAGCAATTAACAGAACACATCCCTGCATTTTCACAACCGCCGGGATTAGAAGTTTCAACCACCTCAGGCCTGGCAGCACTCGTCGAGCAAGGTCTGGGCATTACTCTGCTTCCGGCACTTGCTGCCAGTACAACAGCCTTCCAAAACCTTAACTTCGTCCCGCTCAGCAATCCGCTGATAACCCGCCGTATTTGTATTATTACGCGCAAATCCCGTTCACTAAGCCCAGCAGCAGCGAGTTTTCTCAAACTGATTCAGCAATATCTTGAGCAGGCCCGCCTGCCCACGCATGTACGCCTCACAAGCCAATGA
- a CDS encoding ion transporter → MNFDTLQNNFFRLRNNRLFEWFVVGIIIFSALVIGAKTYDIPPQLLILTSWMDTGITFFFLIEITIRFLGEPNKRSFFKNPWNLFDTLIVVVSLIPIQDSEMALIGRLIRIFRVLRMVSIIPELRLLLNSLIKALPQLGYVILLMFIIFYIYAAVGASFFAHINETLWGDISIAMLTLFRVMTFEDWTDVMYETMAVYSFSWAYYLSFIFLTTFAFLNMVIGIVVNVMEAEHAEVRKEQELADGVPTIEDLHKEIIELKTLIREQHTHREN, encoded by the coding sequence ATGAATTTCGATACGCTGCAAAATAATTTTTTCCGCCTTCGTAACAACCGCCTGTTTGAATGGTTTGTTGTCGGCATTATCATCTTCTCAGCGCTGGTAATTGGCGCCAAGACTTACGACATCCCACCCCAGCTGCTAATACTGACAAGCTGGATGGATACCGGCATTACATTCTTCTTCCTCATAGAGATAACAATACGTTTCCTTGGCGAACCGAATAAACGCAGCTTCTTCAAGAACCCCTGGAACCTCTTCGACACCCTGATTGTTGTAGTCAGCCTGATACCTATTCAAGACAGCGAAATGGCCCTGATCGGCCGCTTAATCCGTATCTTCCGGGTATTACGGATGGTATCGATTATTCCTGAGCTACGCTTATTGCTGAACTCACTGATCAAGGCGTTGCCACAACTTGGCTATGTCATTCTGCTGATGTTTATCATCTTTTACATTTATGCGGCGGTTGGAGCATCTTTCTTTGCCCACATAAATGAAACCCTGTGGGGCGACATATCCATTGCCATGCTAACCCTCTTCCGGGTAATGACTTTTGAAGACTGGACAGATGTCATGTATGAAACCATGGCGGTGTACTCCTTTAGCTGGGCCTACTATCTGAGCTTTATCTTCTTAACCACTTTTGCCTTCCTGAACATGGTTATTGGTATTGTTGTAAACGTCATGGAAGCCGAACACGCTGAAGTACGTAAAGAACAGGAACTTGCCGATGGCGTACCAACCATTGAAGACCTGCATAAAGAAATTATCGAACTCAAAACCCTGATCAGAGAGCAGCATACGCACCGCGAAAACTAA
- the ydiJ gene encoding D-2-hydroxyglutarate dehydrogenase YdiJ — MIPRLDNLNPVQALYLEFFNQLTANGFAGDVNPDYANRVVLATDNSIYQVLPQGVVYPKQTSDLVLIARLASEEKFKTVVLAPRGGGTGTNGQSLTDGVVVDISRHMNQVLEINAEQRWVRVQTGVVKDQLNAALKPFGLFFAPELSTSNRATIGGMINTDASGQGSCLYGKTRDHVLALSSVFLDGSEWQSEPLAEAELEQVKRRDDKVGAVHRLVDDIHRDNKQLIEDVFPPLNRCLTGYDLAHIRTETGLFDLNSVLCGAEGSLAFITEAKLNVLPIPEFSALVNIKYAGFQDSLEDAKHVMACKPTSVETIDSKVLALAMQDIVWQTVEDYFPQEASEPEIKGINLVEYTAASQEELVAGVARLTAYLDAVNQQPAKSFGYSVVYGNDEIGKVWAMRKKAVGLLGNAKGQQRPIPFVEDTAVPPENLAPFIAEFRALLDGHGLAYGMFGHVDAGVLHVRPAMDMKEAEDESLVRTITDGVVALTQKYNGLLWGEHGKGVRSEYAPAFFGELYPQLQRLKAGFDPLNQLNPGKIATPADTDEELLKIDEVATRGQHDRLIPLEVREEYSQAMFCNGNGACYNYDPKDAMCPSWKVTRERKHSPKGRASLVREWLRLLAERNTDPVAESKKVQAGSFLFSLPGRLINSLSLKRGQYDFNHEVYEAMQGCLACKSCVAQCPIKVNVPDFRSRFLELYYGRYMRPVKDYLLAGLEPLLPALAKWPLLYNTLTQRPAMRAVTARLLGLIDNPEMSPQSLASQLEAHVVELATVSRITRLTQADRARSVILVQDAFTSHFEVQLVLDVIELLQRLGFNVMLAPFRPNGKPLHVHGFMKGFEKTADRNTDMLKALADTGLPLVGIDPAMTLTYRQEYRDDANRTQVEVQLIQEWLSKQSDALQDYAADYHLAAGEFILLAHCTEKTSAAASMKGWQQIFADCGQILTQAVTGCCGMSGTYGHEAENAETSAGIYKMSWSDVVNAPENSDRLVATGYSCRSQVKRQDQQQILHPLQRLLYLSR, encoded by the coding sequence ATGATTCCCCGTCTTGATAACCTGAATCCTGTTCAAGCCCTTTATCTGGAATTTTTTAATCAGTTAACTGCCAATGGTTTTGCCGGTGATGTGAATCCGGATTATGCCAACCGGGTAGTTCTAGCAACAGATAACAGTATTTATCAGGTTTTGCCGCAAGGGGTGGTTTACCCGAAACAAACATCTGATCTGGTGTTAATTGCGAGGCTGGCCAGTGAAGAAAAGTTTAAGACTGTGGTCTTAGCGCCGCGTGGTGGCGGTACCGGAACAAATGGTCAGTCGCTGACTGATGGTGTGGTAGTGGATATATCCCGGCATATGAATCAGGTGCTGGAGATCAATGCTGAACAGCGCTGGGTGCGTGTACAAACCGGTGTGGTTAAAGATCAGCTGAATGCTGCGCTGAAGCCTTTCGGGTTATTTTTTGCGCCTGAACTATCGACCAGTAATAGGGCAACAATCGGCGGCATGATTAATACTGATGCCAGTGGTCAGGGGTCATGTCTGTATGGCAAAACCCGGGATCACGTACTGGCATTGAGCTCAGTTTTTCTCGATGGCAGTGAGTGGCAATCTGAGCCATTAGCTGAGGCTGAGCTGGAGCAGGTTAAAAGGCGTGATGACAAAGTCGGCGCAGTGCATCGTCTGGTGGATGATATTCACCGGGATAATAAACAGCTGATTGAAGATGTGTTTCCCCCGCTTAACCGGTGTCTGACAGGATATGATTTGGCGCATATCCGTACCGAAACAGGTTTGTTTGACCTTAATTCGGTGCTTTGTGGCGCTGAAGGTTCGCTGGCTTTTATTACCGAGGCAAAGCTGAATGTATTGCCTATCCCTGAGTTTTCAGCCTTAGTGAATATTAAATATGCAGGCTTTCAGGATTCGCTGGAAGATGCCAAGCATGTGATGGCGTGTAAGCCTACCTCTGTTGAAACCATTGACTCAAAAGTATTAGCGCTGGCGATGCAGGATATTGTCTGGCAAACCGTGGAAGACTATTTCCCGCAGGAAGCTTCAGAGCCAGAAATTAAAGGCATAAACCTGGTCGAATATACGGCGGCCAGTCAGGAAGAGCTGGTAGCAGGTGTTGCACGTCTTACTGCTTATCTTGATGCTGTGAATCAGCAGCCGGCTAAAAGTTTTGGTTACTCGGTTGTATACGGTAATGATGAGATTGGCAAAGTCTGGGCGATGCGTAAAAAAGCTGTTGGCTTACTGGGTAATGCCAAAGGGCAGCAACGGCCAATTCCTTTCGTTGAAGACACTGCAGTACCGCCAGAAAATTTAGCGCCATTTATTGCTGAGTTTCGTGCTTTGCTGGATGGGCATGGTTTGGCATATGGGATGTTTGGTCATGTTGATGCCGGGGTTTTGCATGTGCGTCCGGCGATGGATATGAAAGAAGCGGAAGATGAATCGCTGGTAAGAACTATTACTGACGGTGTGGTGGCGTTGACCCAAAAATATAACGGATTGCTTTGGGGGGAACACGGTAAGGGGGTGCGCTCTGAATATGCACCGGCATTTTTTGGTGAGCTTTATCCGCAGCTACAGCGTCTGAAGGCTGGGTTTGACCCGTTGAATCAGTTGAATCCTGGCAAAATTGCTACGCCAGCTGATACTGATGAAGAGCTACTGAAAATTGATGAAGTGGCAACCCGGGGCCAACATGACCGGTTGATTCCGCTAGAGGTTAGGGAAGAATATAGCCAGGCTATGTTCTGCAACGGTAATGGCGCCTGTTATAACTATGATCCTAAGGATGCTATGTGTCCTTCCTGGAAAGTAACCCGGGAGCGCAAACATTCACCGAAAGGGCGTGCATCGCTGGTGCGGGAGTGGTTAAGGTTACTGGCTGAGCGAAATACAGATCCGGTTGCTGAAAGTAAGAAGGTTCAGGCGGGCAGTTTTTTGTTTAGCTTGCCCGGTCGGCTGATCAACAGTCTTTCACTTAAGCGTGGTCAGTATGACTTTAATCATGAAGTTTATGAGGCTATGCAGGGGTGTCTGGCATGTAAGTCTTGCGTTGCTCAATGTCCGATTAAAGTAAATGTGCCGGATTTCCGGTCGCGTTTTCTTGAGCTGTATTACGGTCGGTATATGCGCCCGGTTAAAGATTATTTGCTGGCGGGACTGGAGCCTTTATTGCCAGCGCTGGCTAAATGGCCATTGTTATATAATACCCTGACACAGCGTCCGGCAATGCGGGCGGTAACAGCCCGGTTGTTGGGGTTGATAGATAACCCTGAAATGTCGCCACAGAGCTTGGCCAGCCAGCTGGAAGCTCATGTTGTTGAGCTGGCAACGGTCAGCAGAATCACCCGGTTAACACAGGCTGACCGGGCACGTAGTGTCATTCTTGTGCAGGATGCTTTTACCAGCCATTTTGAAGTACAGCTGGTGTTAGATGTTATCGAACTGTTACAGCGGCTTGGTTTTAATGTCATGTTGGCACCATTTCGCCCTAATGGTAAGCCTTTGCATGTGCATGGCTTTATGAAGGGTTTTGAGAAAACGGCAGACCGTAATACCGATATGCTCAAAGCACTTGCTGATACCGGGTTGCCACTGGTGGGGATTGATCCGGCAATGACGCTGACATACCGGCAGGAATATCGCGATGATGCCAACCGTACTCAGGTTGAAGTGCAGTTAATTCAAGAGTGGCTTTCAAAACAGAGCGATGCGTTGCAGGATTATGCCGCTGATTACCACCTTGCTGCCGGAGAGTTTATTCTGCTGGCACACTGCACTGAAAAAACCTCGGCAGCAGCCAGTATGAAGGGCTGGCAGCAGATTTTTGCTGATTGTGGTCAGATATTGACGCAGGCAGTCACAGGTTGTTGTGGTATGTCCGGTACTTATGGGCATGAGGCAGAAAACGCTGAAACTTCAGCCGGCATCTATAAAATGAGCTGGTCGGATGTAGTGAATGCGCCGGAAAATAGCGATCGTCTGGTTGCTACTGGTTATTCTTGCAGAAGTCAGGTTAAGCGACAGGATCAGCAGCAGATTCTGCATCCTCTACAGCGGCTGTTATATCTGAGCCGCTGA
- a CDS encoding VF530 family protein: MDQQPNNPLHGVKLEQIVTELEQHYGWERLGQLIDINCFQQNPSVKSSLKFLRRTPWARTKVEQLYLDTKSSPWGKSD; encoded by the coding sequence ATGGATCAGCAACCAAACAATCCGCTGCATGGCGTTAAGCTAGAACAGATCGTTACTGAGTTGGAACAGCATTATGGCTGGGAGCGTCTTGGTCAGCTGATTGATATTAACTGTTTTCAGCAAAACCCCAGTGTTAAATCCAGTCTGAAATTTTTGCGACGCACGCCCTGGGCGCGTACTAAAGTTGAACAGTTATATCTGGATACTAAAAGTAGCCCATGGGGTAAGAGCGACTAG
- a CDS encoding methyl-accepting chemotaxis protein: protein MKINITHKASIGYLIILIMTVVAATILYNATHLIRDKVNVFVDDTLPALNHIQDINLSLNELEITAYELYGTSITPDQFASRAASELEHINAAVSAYQSIRGNDMGQLQGIVDSVSNSLGQLQQTMSASNKDWDKARNQLADLSARATDGKNRIAEIKQMIQEDANAGVAEVSNMLGNEIQLLFVLIILILAVVIAAFIVTKRLVAAPILSLSNDIDVVASSYNLRHEVKTFAEDEIGDAAQRLNALLGTFRTAMTEVNNAAQGTQAAVSTLSSVATTSDQQIDNLSQMIDELMDTTRDLEGHIKDQVVRSEAAAEAANKGADEVDKGASEMQRTSDSIDELANDVEKASNELMQLHETSNQVGQVVSTIADIAEQTNLLALNAAIEAARAGESGRGFAVVADEVRTLATRTHQSTAEINEMLAALVQSINTVVNSMQSGREKASASVELGQNMVTVLNEIRASILSLSEESHQVATETERAGEQVSSIAGDVQQFCSIGKSVAEDSQRIKTEAHSLNDHGNTLNNTVARFKV, encoded by the coding sequence ATGAAAATAAATATCACCCACAAAGCTTCGATCGGATACCTTATTATTCTGATCATGACGGTGGTCGCAGCCACTATCCTATATAACGCCACCCACCTTATCCGCGACAAAGTAAATGTCTTCGTCGATGACACATTACCCGCTCTCAATCATATCCAGGACATTAATCTGTCACTGAATGAGCTTGAAATAACCGCTTACGAACTCTACGGCACCAGCATCACTCCTGATCAATTTGCCAGCCGCGCGGCTTCTGAACTGGAACACATTAATGCTGCTGTTTCCGCCTACCAGTCCATCCGTGGTAATGATATGGGGCAGTTACAAGGAATTGTAGACTCAGTCAGCAACTCTCTGGGGCAACTGCAACAAACCATGTCTGCCAGCAACAAAGACTGGGACAAAGCGCGTAATCAACTGGCAGACCTCTCAGCCCGCGCAACTGATGGCAAAAACCGTATTGCTGAAATCAAACAGATGATCCAGGAAGACGCTAACGCCGGTGTCGCAGAAGTCAGCAACATGCTCGGCAACGAAATTCAGTTACTCTTCGTACTTATCATACTGATCCTGGCAGTCGTCATCGCGGCATTCATTGTGACTAAACGCCTGGTCGCTGCACCTATCCTGTCACTGTCCAATGATATCGATGTTGTGGCCAGCAGCTACAACCTTCGCCATGAAGTAAAAACCTTTGCTGAAGATGAGATTGGCGATGCCGCACAGCGCCTTAATGCGCTACTTGGCACTTTCCGTACCGCCATGACCGAAGTAAACAACGCCGCTCAGGGCACACAGGCCGCAGTATCAACCTTAAGTTCTGTTGCCACCACCTCAGATCAGCAAATTGATAATTTAAGTCAAATGATCGATGAACTAATGGACACTACCCGTGACCTTGAAGGCCATATTAAAGACCAGGTAGTACGCTCTGAAGCTGCCGCTGAAGCGGCAAATAAAGGTGCTGATGAAGTTGATAAAGGCGCATCAGAAATGCAACGCACATCCGACAGCATTGATGAACTGGCGAACGATGTCGAAAAAGCCTCTAACGAATTAATGCAGCTGCACGAAACCAGCAATCAGGTCGGACAGGTCGTCAGCACTATTGCCGATATCGCTGAACAAACTAACTTGCTGGCACTCAACGCAGCAATTGAAGCTGCACGGGCCGGTGAGTCTGGGCGGGGCTTTGCCGTTGTTGCCGATGAAGTACGTACCCTGGCAACACGTACTCACCAGTCAACCGCTGAAATCAATGAGATGCTGGCAGCACTGGTACAGTCAATCAACACAGTCGTAAACTCAATGCAGAGCGGCCGCGAGAAAGCTTCCGCATCTGTTGAGCTTGGCCAGAACATGGTGACAGTGCTGAATGAAATCCGCGCCTCCATCCTGTCCCTCAGTGAAGAAAGCCATCAGGTAGCCACTGAAACCGAACGGGCCGGTGAACAGGTATCCAGCATTGCAGGTGATGTTCAACAGTTCTGTTCCATTGGTAAGAGCGTCGCTGAAGACTCTCAACGAATTAAAACTGAAGCCCACAGCCTGAATGATCACGGCAATACCCTAAACAACACGGTTGCCCGCTTTAAGGTCTGA
- a CDS encoding DMT family transporter, which yields MNRAIAFVPWMFVLLWSTGFVGAKYALPFIEPFYLLFLRMLFTLVVFAGLCFMFKPRWPAPVEAGHQMVTGFLVHGCYLGGVFAAIKLGMPAGITAIFVGLQPLLTALLSWRWFGQKLLSVQWLGMALGLLGVSVVILSGQQGGANLNVGLGAFVAVGCALIAISVGTLYQKQFGGSVDLLAGSVYQYISTAIFMGLLAFLFEERVVQWTPTLWLAMAWLVFGLSVAAILLLMLMIREGESARVASFFYLVPPAAAIEAWLLFDEQLSLLQLAAIGVTVFGVYLVLRRR from the coding sequence ATGAATCGCGCGATTGCGTTCGTTCCATGGATGTTCGTGTTGTTGTGGAGTACCGGTTTTGTCGGTGCAAAGTATGCGTTGCCATTTATTGAGCCTTTTTATCTGTTGTTTCTCCGTATGCTTTTTACATTGGTGGTGTTTGCAGGCTTGTGTTTTATGTTTAAACCCCGCTGGCCTGCGCCAGTGGAGGCAGGTCATCAGATGGTGACTGGGTTTCTGGTGCACGGTTGCTATTTAGGAGGTGTGTTTGCTGCGATTAAGCTGGGTATGCCGGCGGGTATTACAGCAATTTTTGTGGGTCTTCAGCCGCTGTTGACGGCATTGCTGAGCTGGCGCTGGTTTGGCCAGAAGCTATTAAGTGTTCAGTGGCTGGGAATGGCGCTGGGTCTGTTGGGTGTCAGTGTAGTGATTCTGAGTGGTCAGCAGGGTGGCGCTAATCTAAATGTCGGGCTGGGCGCTTTTGTAGCGGTTGGCTGTGCGCTTATCGCTATTTCGGTGGGGACCCTGTATCAGAAGCAGTTTGGCGGTTCAGTGGATCTGTTAGCGGGCTCTGTATATCAGTATATTTCGACAGCTATTTTTATGGGGCTGCTGGCGTTTCTGTTTGAAGAGCGGGTGGTGCAGTGGACGCCGACGCTCTGGCTGGCGATGGCCTGGCTGGTATTTGGTTTATCAGTGGCAGCGATTTTATTGTTAATGCTGATGATTCGGGAAGGTGAGTCGGCCAGAGTGGCGAGTTTCTTTTATTTAGTCCCACCTGCTGCGGCGATAGAGGCCTGGTTGTTATTTGATGAGCAGCTGTCCTTGCTGCAATTAGCTGCCATAGGTGTCACTGTGTTTGGTGTCTATTTGGTATTGCGGCGCCGTTAA